Proteins encoded in a region of the Triticum dicoccoides isolate Atlit2015 ecotype Zavitan chromosome 3A, WEW_v2.0, whole genome shotgun sequence genome:
- the LOC119270480 gene encoding uncharacterized protein LOC119270480, with protein sequence MASSKRRRTSTSPSATATTTTTTSSTNTASASPYFLPELIPSVASRLTTLQDFFALRAACRAYRDLLRPSPANLASQAPLLLFPRMASASGALFHVPLRRILRFRLPCTDHSLTEFYSSGYRVAIQDRDRYDTHRELRIRHLLTGERARLPDSPEPCYSEEVVFSGDLVVTFRKLCRVLYYCHIEDDHWQAARCDVGHLVYDLMFVKGTLYALIYNHPHYRLAVVELDKNSAVLSFLGDKLSVPDDNCPRFWLAERCGELLLIVRVEYNPWVYHVFCLQSGEGKWVRTTSLGGCSLFFNWHEFAGCLGPDHPAVRGDCLYFTGYSGKWSEYSLVDGSYHEFVIDHPGRTEDYGSPVWVLPSIS encoded by the coding sequence ATGGCTTCCTCAAAGAGGCGCCGGACGAGCACCTCGCCGtcggccaccgccaccaccaccaccacgacctCCTCCACAAACACTGCCTCGGCGTCGCCGTACTTCCTGCCGGAGCTGATCCCGTCGGTCGCGAGCCGCCTGACGACCCTCCAGGACTTCTTCGCCCTCCGCGCCGCCTGCCGCGCCTACCGGGATCTCCTTCGGCCGTCGCCGGCCAACCTCGCCTCCCAGGCTCCGCTCCTCCTCTTCCCCCGCATGGCCTCTGCCTCGGGGGCCCTCTTTCACGTCCCCCTCCGCCGCATCCTCCGCTTCCGCCTCCCCTGCACCGACCACAGCCTCACCGAGTTCTACTCCTCCGGCTACCGCGTCGCCATCCAGGACCGCGACCGCTATGACACCCACCGCGAGCTCCGCATCCGCCACCTCCTCACAGGCGAGCGAGCCCGCCTGCCCGATTCCCCGGAACCGTGCTACTCTGAAGAAGTCGTCTTTTCTGGCGACCTCGTTGTCACCTTCAGGAAGCTCTGCCGCGTCCTCTACTACTGCCACATTGAGGATGATCACTGGCAGGCAGCGCGCTGCGATGTAGGCCACCTGGTTTACGATCTGATGTTCGTGAAAGGCACCCTCTATGCGCTGATTTACAATCACCCACATTACCGCCTCGCTGTCGTCGAGCTTGACAAGAACTCTGCGGTATTGTCGTTTCTTGGAGATAAATTGAGTGTGCCGGACGATAATTGTCCAAGGTTCTGGCTAGCGGAGCGGTGTGGTGAGTTATTGCTCATTGTAAGGGTGGAGTACAATCCATGGGTGTACCATGTTTTCTGTCTGCAATCCGGGGAGGGGAAGTGGGTGAGGACTACTAGCCTTGGTGGTTGCAGCTTGTTCTTTAATTGGCATGAGTTTGCCGGTTGCCTTGGTCCAGACCATCCGGCAGTTCGAGGGGACTGCTTGTACTTCACTGGGTACTCTGGGAAGTGGAGCGAGTATTCTTTGGTTGATGGGTCTTATCATGAATTCGTTATAGACCACCCAGGGCGAACTGAGGATTATGGGTCTCCGGTTTGGGTCCTTCCAAGCATTTCCTGA